Proteins encoded in a region of the Neodiprion lecontei isolate iyNeoLeco1 chromosome 5, iyNeoLeco1.1, whole genome shotgun sequence genome:
- the LOC107218193 gene encoding uncharacterized protein LOC107218193 isoform X1: MDTGDGNPDPTCFGSGSIAGAVIGTFLTTILLLAVAALFYRQWRRHKGKHLVLVTDPEIVEDAYAFDNPCFKDAATPAAITRTIERPMSAASAVSVETPVKDATRWSTSWSSLGLGSAVRNDKRRTLDDSCLGPKAMRVSLVSLRSRDFTGLGFNVCGNMREGIFVKDLLNRGPASESGRIHPGDRIASVKISFRNMVYEDALTILSYASPYDVELEVENGGPGSKPTTLLKKSVSQSPMRICHPLYRSQSIPELTPSNKSTAKRLFTADLSDTLGSSYSTMNSTMKSSKSATGNQSLERRSVPAEDGKSNHHKFGIKVLPALDGMVHRIENQNEHNTNLERRNSKKMDAEEILSNSRNVVIAGEVTPEVKKTVENLQQRENNFDVNSRMKTAVATSLGPELNGIDVPDKGEDQGRIPSEIPEEVHNAAVAARRNRRNSAELLSQSKTLNESFDADDTADSKSSLQKNKRKAPAPPKEKTLAPEPAQSVSRKETVQSSPLNHNSDGSGDKFDSITDYTESLNDYVTKVRETMDGAEARRERLANQTCRRNSESDTDSELQNSFTTIELNPADITIHHTPVPEVDDDIYRKAASLGDLSKYESKATSTLERAQSLDMTDTGSKKRKAPLPPEDINESTEDLTKLDDMDTFQRRKLKKSNEWGTLEDAIWGKVESEVLDEEAPRTRKKSKGTLERSKSAVEMKPKQDSSSTGLKHFDVSNVTGETSIELYNLPLSKKLTYDFIHGERMFNPDQDNSLARIVNNGDVVKSPTFEEVELDFRQAKPLIDDEKEARLDLDEALEYFDLKRSAGEAKIPVENIVEKREAVKSSEAKPIYYYNNVEVVEEPMTKTIVDTSCPGCRRALNGHQNESCNKHSDRPDSKIPDIIQTTNDRDKTNSSFANEQQNYRTESNDVSENRRADITSPVFQINRQKFDPFDVAKPAAPASSFHIQSTKVEPLNTEEKRESVSTFQTNRTKFEQAQDSLAKKTKSAVDAGFETHFAKRVMNLANDKDASDALSFEPGSNVTVNSKSVPLTSEDRHNISNVSVSSSDTGESSPINPRELNRQESDTTPPLPSTPMPLPIPHKLTYITEIKVSTSQENLNDIDGNHDEIVGMMEGGTDSISKQPPQLGVTVTSNGKPVAGKKPPIPPRRSDVAKLAKEELEKQVVYVSEYKSSPSKDPAIQVAEGAGSEMSRTSGGIGKKFEQWVFLGENKDNVWENSGGQPQPVTNIVLTSNEDKMIHQ, from the exons GTAAACACCTAGTGCTGGTGACGGATCCGGAGATCGTCGAAGACGCTTACGCGTTCGATAATCCCTGTTTCAAAGATGCGGCAACTCCAGCTGCAATCACAAGGACCATCGAGCGTCCGATGTCAGCAGCGTCAGCAGTATCCGTGGAGACCCCCGTGAAGGACGCAACCCGATGGTCAACGTCCTGGTCTTCCCTAGGTCTGGGTTCTGCAGTTAGGAACGACAAACGACGCACCTTGGACGATTCGTGCCTCGGG CCAAAAGCAATGCGTGTAAGCCTTGTGAGTCTCAGGAGCCGGGACTTTACGGGACTCGGGTTCAATGTGTGCGGGAACATGCGAGAGGGCATCTTCGTCAAAGACCTTCTGAACCGCGGTCCGGCCTCGGAATCTGGTCGAATTCATCCTG GCGACCGAATCGCCAGTGTTAAGATCAGCTTCAGAAACATGGTCTATGAGGATGCCCTGACGATCCTGAGCTACGCATCACCGTACGACGTTGAATTGGAGGTGGAAAATGGAGGTCCAGGTTCAAAGCCTACTACGCTCCTGAAAAAGAGCGTAAGCCAAAGCCCTATGAGGATTTGTCATCCTCTCTACAGAAGCCAGTCGATTCCAGAATTGACTCCATCTAACAAAAGCACAGCCAAGAGGCTGTTCACCGCAGATCTTAGCGACACGTTAGGCTCGAGTTACTCTACCATGAATTCAACTATGAAGTCTTCCAAGTCAGCGACGGGCAATCAGTCTCTGGAGAGGCGTTCGGTGCCTGCAGAGGATGGCAAAAGCAACCATCACAAGTTCGGAATAAAAGTGCTACCAGCGTTGGACGGCATGGTGCACAGGATAGAGAACCAGAACGAGCACAACACGAACTTGGAACGTCGTAACTCGAAGAAAATGGACGCCGAGGAGATATTGTCCAATTCGAGGAACGTCGTGATCGCCGGTGAGGTGACACCTGAGGTGAAAAAGACGGTTGAGAATCTACAACAGAGAGAAAACAATTTCGACGTTAATTCGAGGATGAAGACGGCTGTGGCTACAAGTCTAGGTCCTGAACTGAACGGGATCGATGTGCCTGACAAGGGGGAAGATCAGGGTAGAATTCCCTCGGAGATACCGGAAGAAGTTCACAACGCTGCGGTTGCGGCACGCAGGAATAGGAGAAACAGCGCAGAGCTTTTGAGCCAATCGAAAACTTTGAACGAGTCGTTCGACGCAGATGATACGGCGGACTCGAAGAGCTCCCTGCAGAAGAACAAAAGGAAAGCTCCTGCACCGCCGAAGGAAAAAACTCTGGCACCGGAGCCAGCCCAATCAGTGAGCAGGAAGGAAACCGTTCAGAGTTCTCCGTTGAACCATAACAGCGACGGCAGTGGAGACAAGTTCGACAGCATAACCGATTACACAGAATCTTTGAACGACTATGTGACCAAGGTCCGCGAAACTATGGACGGGGCCGAAGCACGTCGTGAAAGACTAGCGAACCAGACCTGCCGCCGGAACTCGGAGTCAGACACAGACAGCGAACTCCAGAACAGCTTTACAACCATCGAATTGAATCCGGCAGACATAACGATTCATCATACTCCGGTGCCAGAAGTCGATGACGACATTTATAGGAAAGCGGCTAGCCTCGGCGACCTTTCGAAATACGAGAGCAAAGCAACTTCGACCCTGGAAAGAGCGCAGAGTCTCGACATGACGGATACTGGatcgaaaaaacgaaaggCTCCGCTGCCTCCGGAAGATATAAACGAGTCCACTGAGGATCTGACGAAACTCGACGACATGGACACCTTCCAAAGGCGGAAGTTAAAGAAGTCGAACGAATGGGGAACCTTGGAGGATGCGATATGGGGAAAAGTGGAGTCTGAGGTTCTTGACGAAGAGGCACCAAGGACGAGAAAGAAGAGCAAGGGAACGCTGGAGAGATCTAAGTCAGCTGTTGAGATGAAGCCGAAGCAAGACAGTTCGTCGACAGGCTTAAAGCACTTTGACGTTTCAAATGTAACCGGCGAGACGAGTATCGAACTGTACAATTTACCGCTTAGCAAAAAACTGACCTACGATTTTATACACGGCGAAAGGATGTTCAATCCTGATCAGGATAACTCGTTAGCCCGGATAGTGAACAACGGGGACGTGGTGAAGAGCCCAACCTTCGAGGAGGTCGAACTAGATTTCAGACAAGCCAAACCTCTCATCGATGACGAGAAAGAAGCCAGACTCGATCTCGATGAAGCGCTGGAGTATTTTGACCTGAAGAGAAGTGCCGGGGAGGCAAAAATTCcggttgaaaatattgtggaaaaaagaGAAGCTGTGAAATCGAGCGAGGCTAAGCCAATTTACTATTATAACAACGTCGAAGTTGTTGAAGAGCCGATGACAAAGACGATCGTCGATACTAGCTGTCCTGGCTGCAGACGCGCCCTGAACGGCCACCAGAATGAAAGTTGCAACAAACACAGTGACAGGCCAGATAGCAAAATTCCGGATATAATTCAAACAACAAATGACAGAGACAAAACGAACTCGTCGTTCGCTAACGAGCAACAAAACTATCGAACGGAATCGAACGACGTCAGCGAGAACAGAAGAGCGGACATTACATCACCAGTATTTCAGATCAATCGGCAAAAGTTTGATCCTTTTGATGTGGCAAAGCCAGCCGCTCCAGCCTCGTCATTTCACATACAAAGTACGAAAGTTGAGCCGTTAAACACGGAGGAAAAGAGGGAATCCGTATCAACATTTCAAACAAACCGAACAAAGTTTGAACAGGCCCAAGATTCCTTGGCCAAGAAGACCAAGAGTGCAGTCGACGCGGGCTTCGAAACTCATTTTGCAAAACGGGTCATGAATTTGGCAAACGACAAAGATGCCAGCGACGCATTGTCGTTTGAACCTGGCTCTAACGTGACGGTGAACAGCAAAAGCGTTCCGCTGACGAGTGAAGACCGACACAATATCAGCAACGTCAGTGTATCAAGCAGCGATACCGGTGAGAGCAGCCCAATAAATCCTAGAGAACTCAACCGGCAGGAGTCCGATACAACGCCACCGCTGCCCAGCACCCCGATGCCGTTACCCATACCTCACAAACTGACGTACATAACGGAGATAAAGGTGTCAACCAGTCAAGAAAACCTGAACGACATCGACGGCAATCACGATGAGATAGTTGGGATGATGGAGGGTGGTACGGATTCGATCAGCAAGCAACCACCTCAGCTTGGGGTGACTGTGACCTCCAACGGAAAGCCGGTGGCTGGCAAAAAACCGCCCATACCTCCGCGGAGGTCGGATGTTGCAAAGCTGGCAAAAGAGGAGCTGGAAAAGCAGGTCGTTTATGTTTCAGAGTACAAATCAAGCCCGAGCAAAGACCCTGCAATCCAAGTTGCCGAGGGTGCTGGGTCCGAGATGAGTCGGACGTCTGGAGGCATCGGTAAGAAGTTTGAACAATGGGTATTCTTGGGAGAGAACAAGGATAATGTGTGGGAGAATAGCGGTGGACAACCCCAGCCCGTAACGAACATAGTCCTAACATCAAACGAGGATAAAATGATACACCAGTAA
- the LOC107218193 gene encoding uncharacterized protein LOC107218193 isoform X2, translated as MSAASAVSVETPVKDATRWSTSWSSLGLGSAVRNDKRRTLDDSCLGPKAMRVSLVSLRSRDFTGLGFNVCGNMREGIFVKDLLNRGPASESGRIHPGDRIASVKISFRNMVYEDALTILSYASPYDVELEVENGGPGSKPTTLLKKSVSQSPMRICHPLYRSQSIPELTPSNKSTAKRLFTADLSDTLGSSYSTMNSTMKSSKSATGNQSLERRSVPAEDGKSNHHKFGIKVLPALDGMVHRIENQNEHNTNLERRNSKKMDAEEILSNSRNVVIAGEVTPEVKKTVENLQQRENNFDVNSRMKTAVATSLGPELNGIDVPDKGEDQGRIPSEIPEEVHNAAVAARRNRRNSAELLSQSKTLNESFDADDTADSKSSLQKNKRKAPAPPKEKTLAPEPAQSVSRKETVQSSPLNHNSDGSGDKFDSITDYTESLNDYVTKVRETMDGAEARRERLANQTCRRNSESDTDSELQNSFTTIELNPADITIHHTPVPEVDDDIYRKAASLGDLSKYESKATSTLERAQSLDMTDTGSKKRKAPLPPEDINESTEDLTKLDDMDTFQRRKLKKSNEWGTLEDAIWGKVESEVLDEEAPRTRKKSKGTLERSKSAVEMKPKQDSSSTGLKHFDVSNVTGETSIELYNLPLSKKLTYDFIHGERMFNPDQDNSLARIVNNGDVVKSPTFEEVELDFRQAKPLIDDEKEARLDLDEALEYFDLKRSAGEAKIPVENIVEKREAVKSSEAKPIYYYNNVEVVEEPMTKTIVDTSCPGCRRALNGHQNESCNKHSDRPDSKIPDIIQTTNDRDKTNSSFANEQQNYRTESNDVSENRRADITSPVFQINRQKFDPFDVAKPAAPASSFHIQSTKVEPLNTEEKRESVSTFQTNRTKFEQAQDSLAKKTKSAVDAGFETHFAKRVMNLANDKDASDALSFEPGSNVTVNSKSVPLTSEDRHNISNVSVSSSDTGESSPINPRELNRQESDTTPPLPSTPMPLPIPHKLTYITEIKVSTSQENLNDIDGNHDEIVGMMEGGTDSISKQPPQLGVTVTSNGKPVAGKKPPIPPRRSDVAKLAKEELEKQVVYVSEYKSSPSKDPAIQVAEGAGSEMSRTSGGIGKKFEQWVFLGENKDNVWENSGGQPQPVTNIVLTSNEDKMIHQ; from the exons ATGTCAGCAGCGTCAGCAGTATCCGTGGAGACCCCCGTGAAGGACGCAACCCGATGGTCAACGTCCTGGTCTTCCCTAGGTCTGGGTTCTGCAGTTAGGAACGACAAACGACGCACCTTGGACGATTCGTGCCTCGGG CCAAAAGCAATGCGTGTAAGCCTTGTGAGTCTCAGGAGCCGGGACTTTACGGGACTCGGGTTCAATGTGTGCGGGAACATGCGAGAGGGCATCTTCGTCAAAGACCTTCTGAACCGCGGTCCGGCCTCGGAATCTGGTCGAATTCATCCTG GCGACCGAATCGCCAGTGTTAAGATCAGCTTCAGAAACATGGTCTATGAGGATGCCCTGACGATCCTGAGCTACGCATCACCGTACGACGTTGAATTGGAGGTGGAAAATGGAGGTCCAGGTTCAAAGCCTACTACGCTCCTGAAAAAGAGCGTAAGCCAAAGCCCTATGAGGATTTGTCATCCTCTCTACAGAAGCCAGTCGATTCCAGAATTGACTCCATCTAACAAAAGCACAGCCAAGAGGCTGTTCACCGCAGATCTTAGCGACACGTTAGGCTCGAGTTACTCTACCATGAATTCAACTATGAAGTCTTCCAAGTCAGCGACGGGCAATCAGTCTCTGGAGAGGCGTTCGGTGCCTGCAGAGGATGGCAAAAGCAACCATCACAAGTTCGGAATAAAAGTGCTACCAGCGTTGGACGGCATGGTGCACAGGATAGAGAACCAGAACGAGCACAACACGAACTTGGAACGTCGTAACTCGAAGAAAATGGACGCCGAGGAGATATTGTCCAATTCGAGGAACGTCGTGATCGCCGGTGAGGTGACACCTGAGGTGAAAAAGACGGTTGAGAATCTACAACAGAGAGAAAACAATTTCGACGTTAATTCGAGGATGAAGACGGCTGTGGCTACAAGTCTAGGTCCTGAACTGAACGGGATCGATGTGCCTGACAAGGGGGAAGATCAGGGTAGAATTCCCTCGGAGATACCGGAAGAAGTTCACAACGCTGCGGTTGCGGCACGCAGGAATAGGAGAAACAGCGCAGAGCTTTTGAGCCAATCGAAAACTTTGAACGAGTCGTTCGACGCAGATGATACGGCGGACTCGAAGAGCTCCCTGCAGAAGAACAAAAGGAAAGCTCCTGCACCGCCGAAGGAAAAAACTCTGGCACCGGAGCCAGCCCAATCAGTGAGCAGGAAGGAAACCGTTCAGAGTTCTCCGTTGAACCATAACAGCGACGGCAGTGGAGACAAGTTCGACAGCATAACCGATTACACAGAATCTTTGAACGACTATGTGACCAAGGTCCGCGAAACTATGGACGGGGCCGAAGCACGTCGTGAAAGACTAGCGAACCAGACCTGCCGCCGGAACTCGGAGTCAGACACAGACAGCGAACTCCAGAACAGCTTTACAACCATCGAATTGAATCCGGCAGACATAACGATTCATCATACTCCGGTGCCAGAAGTCGATGACGACATTTATAGGAAAGCGGCTAGCCTCGGCGACCTTTCGAAATACGAGAGCAAAGCAACTTCGACCCTGGAAAGAGCGCAGAGTCTCGACATGACGGATACTGGatcgaaaaaacgaaaggCTCCGCTGCCTCCGGAAGATATAAACGAGTCCACTGAGGATCTGACGAAACTCGACGACATGGACACCTTCCAAAGGCGGAAGTTAAAGAAGTCGAACGAATGGGGAACCTTGGAGGATGCGATATGGGGAAAAGTGGAGTCTGAGGTTCTTGACGAAGAGGCACCAAGGACGAGAAAGAAGAGCAAGGGAACGCTGGAGAGATCTAAGTCAGCTGTTGAGATGAAGCCGAAGCAAGACAGTTCGTCGACAGGCTTAAAGCACTTTGACGTTTCAAATGTAACCGGCGAGACGAGTATCGAACTGTACAATTTACCGCTTAGCAAAAAACTGACCTACGATTTTATACACGGCGAAAGGATGTTCAATCCTGATCAGGATAACTCGTTAGCCCGGATAGTGAACAACGGGGACGTGGTGAAGAGCCCAACCTTCGAGGAGGTCGAACTAGATTTCAGACAAGCCAAACCTCTCATCGATGACGAGAAAGAAGCCAGACTCGATCTCGATGAAGCGCTGGAGTATTTTGACCTGAAGAGAAGTGCCGGGGAGGCAAAAATTCcggttgaaaatattgtggaaaaaagaGAAGCTGTGAAATCGAGCGAGGCTAAGCCAATTTACTATTATAACAACGTCGAAGTTGTTGAAGAGCCGATGACAAAGACGATCGTCGATACTAGCTGTCCTGGCTGCAGACGCGCCCTGAACGGCCACCAGAATGAAAGTTGCAACAAACACAGTGACAGGCCAGATAGCAAAATTCCGGATATAATTCAAACAACAAATGACAGAGACAAAACGAACTCGTCGTTCGCTAACGAGCAACAAAACTATCGAACGGAATCGAACGACGTCAGCGAGAACAGAAGAGCGGACATTACATCACCAGTATTTCAGATCAATCGGCAAAAGTTTGATCCTTTTGATGTGGCAAAGCCAGCCGCTCCAGCCTCGTCATTTCACATACAAAGTACGAAAGTTGAGCCGTTAAACACGGAGGAAAAGAGGGAATCCGTATCAACATTTCAAACAAACCGAACAAAGTTTGAACAGGCCCAAGATTCCTTGGCCAAGAAGACCAAGAGTGCAGTCGACGCGGGCTTCGAAACTCATTTTGCAAAACGGGTCATGAATTTGGCAAACGACAAAGATGCCAGCGACGCATTGTCGTTTGAACCTGGCTCTAACGTGACGGTGAACAGCAAAAGCGTTCCGCTGACGAGTGAAGACCGACACAATATCAGCAACGTCAGTGTATCAAGCAGCGATACCGGTGAGAGCAGCCCAATAAATCCTAGAGAACTCAACCGGCAGGAGTCCGATACAACGCCACCGCTGCCCAGCACCCCGATGCCGTTACCCATACCTCACAAACTGACGTACATAACGGAGATAAAGGTGTCAACCAGTCAAGAAAACCTGAACGACATCGACGGCAATCACGATGAGATAGTTGGGATGATGGAGGGTGGTACGGATTCGATCAGCAAGCAACCACCTCAGCTTGGGGTGACTGTGACCTCCAACGGAAAGCCGGTGGCTGGCAAAAAACCGCCCATACCTCCGCGGAGGTCGGATGTTGCAAAGCTGGCAAAAGAGGAGCTGGAAAAGCAGGTCGTTTATGTTTCAGAGTACAAATCAAGCCCGAGCAAAGACCCTGCAATCCAAGTTGCCGAGGGTGCTGGGTCCGAGATGAGTCGGACGTCTGGAGGCATCGGTAAGAAGTTTGAACAATGGGTATTCTTGGGAGAGAACAAGGATAATGTGTGGGAGAATAGCGGTGGACAACCCCAGCCCGTAACGAACATAGTCCTAACATCAAACGAGGATAAAATGATACACCAGTAA
- the LOC107218194 gene encoding cysteine-rich PDZ-binding protein gives MVCEKCEKKLGRVITPDPWKSGARNTVESGGRKVGENKALSTSKARFNPYTAKFETCKICRQKVHQVGSHYCQSCAYKKAICAMCGKKLMSTKNYKQSAT, from the coding sequence ATGGTGTGCGAGAAGTGCGAGAAAAAATTGGGTCGCGTAATAACACCAGACCCGTGGAAATCTGGGGCCAGAAACACGGTGGAAAGTGGAGGAAGGAAAGTTGGGGAAAACAAAGCTCTGTCGACTAGCAAGGCGCGATTTAATCCGTACACAGCTAAGTTCGAAACCTGCAAAATATGCAGACAAAAGGTTCACCAGGTCGGATCTCATTATTGCCAATCCTGCGCATACAAAAAGGCCATATGCGCTATGTGCGGTAAAAAGCTGATGAGTACTAAAAACTACAAACAGTCCGCCACGTAG